The DNA window TCCAATAAGCCTTTCTCAATCTTAATGCGTTGGGTCGTTGACAAGTGTTTGCCATCATACTTCGTGTTAGCCATAATGACCTCCTGTGTTGCGGAGGAATCCACTGCCTATTCATTGTACCAAAAAGTAGTGCAAGACTAACAGCATCAAACACGAATTAACTACTGCAATCAAGAACTTACCTTTTCATTTTACCTCCTGTCAATCTGCATCCTTCTTGACTTAGAGTTAAGTCCAGGTGCTATGCTTCTCTTTAGAAGGCTCAGGCTTCCTTCAAATAGTTTATCGAAAGGGGTAATTGGCATGCATGTAAAAGCCTGCCTACATGCCAGGTCATTCCAACCAAGTCCACCGTTATAGCCGGTGCAGCGTTTATCTGTGCAGCGGACAAAGCACCGCCCGGCTAGCAAAAATCACGTGATTCCCGTCGCAGCCCAACAAACTGCTGCCAGAAAATGAAAAGGAGAAAAGAAAATGAGTAAAAAGGCCTTGATTATATCCGCCAGTCCCAGAAAAGGAGGCAACTCCGATATGCTGTGCGATGAATTGATCGCCGGAGCGCTTGCTGCCGGTCACGAAGCCGAAAAAATATTCCTGCGCGACCGGAACATCAATTATTGCACCGGCTGTGGCGCTTGCAACACAACTCATCGGTGCGTGCAAAAAGACGATATGGCGGAAGTCCTTGACAAGCTGGTTAAAGCCGACGTTATCGTTATGGCAACACCTGTGTATTTTTACACCATGGACGGGCAGATGAAAACACTAATCGACCGCACCGTACCCAGATATGCCGAAATCGCCAACAAAGATTTTTACTTCATCGTGACAGCCGCCGATACGGAGCAGTCTAGGCTCGAACGCACGATAGAAGGCTTCCGGGGCTTTACGAACGAATGTCTGACTAATCCCCGGGAAAAAGGCATTATCTATGCCACCGGGGTCTGGCAGACGGGCGAGATTAAAGGCCATCCAGCCATGCGGCAGGCTTACGAAATGGGTAAACAGCTATAAAAAGGAGTGTACAGCATGAACCATACTGATTTATCAAACAGCGTGATTTTTCCCAGAGGTGAAAAACTGCCTGAGATATTTAGCAAAAACTTCAACGGGCAAGCCTATCTGAGAATGCTTTCCGCCAGTGGCGATGAGTGGAACTGTCCGATCGGCAATGTAACCTTTGAGCCAGGCTGCCGTAACAACTGGCACCGGCATCCGGGAGGACAGATTCTGCTGGTTACCGGCGGCCGTGGCTGGTATCAGGAAGAAGGCAGCGCAGCCCAGAAGCTTCGGCCAGGCAACGTCATACGCATCCCGGCAAACGTAAAGCATTGGCATGGTGCGGCAAAAGACAGTTGGTTCGTCCACCTTTCCATCGAAACAAATTGCCAGGCCGGCCCTGCCGAATGGCTGGAGCCTGTATCCACCGCGGAATATGCCAAACTGAAATGAGCGCCTCCTAATTGACCTGACGAAGGAACCGGAGACGCCTCTGATTACTTGAATCCCGCAGATAGCCCGGATTTTTTTCCGACGGTTGCATAATTTACAAGCTATGGGTATATTATAAGAAAAGGACTGACGTGCGCTACCACGCCAGCCCACAGGCTGTCTAACCGGAAAACGGTTAACCCGACGTTTTTAGCCGAAATAGCCGCATTCTTGAACAGGAGCGGCTATTTCCCTTTGGTCGTGACCAATACCATGAGCGTGGCAAATGCAACCGCAAATGTCAAAGCCTCATAGATCGTCATCTTACCACCCCCCTTTCCCGAAAAGGAAGGGGTTGATCGTCCCCCGGGCAGCCTGTCATCACTACTATAAGATATTCCTTCAAATAGAAATATATGTTTACCTTTCCCGTTTACGCCATACCGTTGTCACCGCTCACTAAGGTGACTTTTTATTTTTTCTTAGCGGAGAGTATGCGCGCAAGGTCAACTTCGTCGCCAAGTCATCAGCCTTATAGCCTTTTTAATCATCAGGAAGGATTATTTAAAGCTTCTCAAGCCTTGCAGTATCCTAAATATCCTGCAAGGCTTGAACTACCGGTTAGGAAATCAATGTTAAAATATTTTTTCGCTGTGCTTCAGCGGCCTGCTCGCCGGCACGAATCGCCGCTTTCATTTTACGCACATCCAGGGCAAAAACATCCTGAACGTCCGGCTGAATGATTAAGTCGGCCGCCGGGAGTGTAGCCGTTCGGATGCTGCTCATCATAACGTTATAAGTCGGGAAAAGAAGTTCCGGCAAGTTTTGTGGTTCCTTTGCCAGCATCGGCACATTGACATCAACAGCGATTTTTATGTCCACCACGCCGTCGTCCAATAGATTCACCGGCATATTATTAAGCACACCTCCATCAACCAGAAGAAGTTCCCCCCATTTTACCGGAGGCAAAATCCCCGGTATGGCAGAACTCGCTTTTAACGCGAGCAAGAGCGGTCCCTGCTCATGGACAACCTGGCGGCCGCTGATTAAATCCACAGAGACGGCTTTAAAAGAAATCGCTAACTGTTCGATTTGTTTGGCACAAGCCTCTCTTTCCAATATTTGCAGTAAATATTGATATACCCTGTCGCCTAGCAATCCTTTCTGTCCGATTCCCAGATTGACGCTACGCAAAAGAGGCATCTCGTCAATAATGGCCTCCATTCTTTCCGGAGTAACTCCGCAAGCGTATAACCCGCCAATAATCGCGCCCATACTGGTACCGCAAATAGAATGAATGCCGATTTTTTCACGATGGAATACTTTTAGCACACCAATATGAGCTAATGCTCTTACCGCTCCGCCGCACAATGCCAGGCCTACTTTCTTCAATGAAATCCCTTCTTGTATGAATATTTCTATCCCGTTTTAACAAAATCATCAATAACTTGACTGTCGAGACTCATAGTAGTATATTTCCCGCCACCAGCCGGGTATATTTACAAATAAAAGTGAAAGCGGCTCACATGAAGGTGTTTTTTCAGGAGGTTACCTATGTTTGGCAAAAGGATGCGTCATATCAACCGGTATCGGGAAATTGCAGTTGCGCTGCTCAATCAGGGCTTTGATTATATTGTGGTAGGAATGGGTCTTCCCCAAGCCATTCCCGGTTGTCCCCGTTCGGCAGTTACCAAAGACAATAATAGCGGCTTAGGCGAGCGCATCAGACTACTGCTGGAACAACTGGGGCCAACCTATGTCAAATTAGGGCAAATTGCCAGTACACGACCAGACCTCCTGCCGGCAGAAATCATTGCAGAGTTGGAAAAACTGCAGGATAACGTTCCCGGGTTTCCTTTTAGTGAGGTACGGATCTTGCTAAGGGAAGATTTAGGCGCAGCTCTGGAAGAAAGGTTTTCGCAATTTGACCCGGAACCGTTGGCGGCCGCATCTATCGGGCAAGTACACCGGGCGCAGTTAAAAACCGGCCAACAAGTGGCGGTAAAAATTCAGCGTCCGGGCATTATCGCCACTATTGAAACCGACTTGGAAATCCTGCAAGAGCTGGCCTACCTGGCTGAACGCCGTTTTTCCTGGGCTGCGACTTATCAACTGACAGATATAATTGACGAACTCGCCAAGTCACTTCGCACTGAGCTGGATTATACAATCGAAGCTCGTCATGCCGAAAAGTTTTCAAAATTCTATCAAGAAAATCCTTCTATTTATATTCCGCCGGTATACTGGGAATATTCTTCGCAAAAGGTGTTGACAAGCGCCTATGTTGAAGGAATAAAA is part of the Propionispora hippei DSM 15287 genome and encodes:
- a CDS encoding flavodoxin family protein, with translation MSKKALIISASPRKGGNSDMLCDELIAGALAAGHEAEKIFLRDRNINYCTGCGACNTTHRCVQKDDMAEVLDKLVKADVIVMATPVYFYTMDGQMKTLIDRTVPRYAEIANKDFYFIVTAADTEQSRLERTIEGFRGFTNECLTNPREKGIIYATGVWQTGEIKGHPAMRQAYEMGKQL
- a CDS encoding cupin domain-containing protein: MNHTDLSNSVIFPRGEKLPEIFSKNFNGQAYLRMLSASGDEWNCPIGNVTFEPGCRNNWHRHPGGQILLVTGGRGWYQEEGSAAQKLRPGNVIRIPANVKHWHGAAKDSWFVHLSIETNCQAGPAEWLEPVSTAEYAKLK
- a CDS encoding patatin-like phospholipase family protein, with protein sequence MKKVGLALCGGAVRALAHIGVLKVFHREKIGIHSICGTSMGAIIGGLYACGVTPERMEAIIDEMPLLRSVNLGIGQKGLLGDRVYQYLLQILEREACAKQIEQLAISFKAVSVDLISGRQVVHEQGPLLLALKASSAIPGILPPVKWGELLLVDGGVLNNMPVNLLDDGVVDIKIAVDVNVPMLAKEPQNLPELLFPTYNVMMSSIRTATLPAADLIIQPDVQDVFALDVRKMKAAIRAGEQAAEAQRKNILTLIS